The Engraulis encrasicolus isolate BLACKSEA-1 chromosome 4, IST_EnEncr_1.0, whole genome shotgun sequence genome includes a window with the following:
- the cracr2b gene encoding EF-hand calcium-binding domain-containing protein 4A isoform X1 — MSAWLGDGVVLEGEGSGVSTPPATRSPRLRGGRGRSLSTSSNNNSSSRISSPKSQGGGGGWRGGGGGSGMVFPGTSSHDASFPGRQQESMDKARELFEQCDKEGKGFITKRDMQRLQGELPLSPEQLEDVFDSLDRDSNGFLTPVEFHAGLGELMGEQGQERHVESAIEESERTVHPEDLKLTHLVSELCADKLFTDSQWELSSLWGELRRERPELLGMLREVLSQAATHLHDALTERDNLEQALRRREHDHHCEVRSIYEDMESQIKEEREKRIAQDSMRPVDRSEQLQEELTMREQELEFTLTKQRELESRISSLRATQAATQEHNQRLQDMNVQLMEQLEGSREQLQTALNQMQLLQTSVQQQAEGRERTVLKVSRNMQREKESLTRQLDLLRDMNKRLRDEKDAHQPQKRVSCERSFLPPFPFPQYTCGQAASSWQCSSIHPF, encoded by the exons ATGTCCGCTTGGCTGGGGGATGGAGTTGTTCTGGAGGGGGAGGGCAGCGGTGTGTCCACCCCGCCTGCCACCCGTAGCCCCCGTCTGAGGGGGGGTCGAGGACGCAGCCTCagcaccagcagcaacaacaacagcagtagcAGAATCAGCAGCCCTAAAAgccaaggtggaggaggaggatggcgaggaggaggaggaggaagcggcaTGGTGTTCCCTGGAACAAGCAGCCATGACGCCTCGTTCCCTGGCAGGCAACAGGAGAGCATGGACAAGGCCAGGGAACTGTTTGAGCAATGTGACAAAGAGGGCAAGGGGTTCATTACAAAGAGAGACATGCAG aggttaCAGGGAGAGTTGCCCTTGTCTCCTGAGCAGCTTGAGGACGTATTTGACAGTCTGGACCGGGACAGCAATGGTTTCCTCACACCCGTGGAGTTCCACGCAGGACTAG GGGAGCTGATGGGCGAGCAGGGCCAGGAGAGGCACGTAGAGTCGGCCATCGAGGAGTCCGAGAGGACTGTGCACCCAGAGGACCTGAAGCTCACCCACCTCGTGTCAGAGCTGTGCGCAGACAAGCTCTTCACAGa caGTCAGTGGGAGCTGAGTTCCCTGTGGGGGGAGCTGCGTCGGGAGAGACCAGAGCTGCTGGGCATGCTGAGGGAGGTGCTGTCCCAGGCAGCCACACACCTGCACGACGCCCTCACCGAGAGGGACAACCTGGAGCAGGCACTGCGCAG gagggaGCACGATCACCATTGTGAGGTGCGGTCCATCTATGAAGACATGGAGAGCCAGATCAAAGAGGAGCGGGAAAAACGCATAGCTCAG GACAGTATGAGGCCTGTGGACAGGAGTGAACAGCTGCAGGAAGAACTGACTATGCGAGAACAGGAGCTGGAGTTCACACTCACTAAACAAAGAgag ctagaGAGCAGGATCAGCAGTTTGCGTGCCACGCAGGCCGCCACGCAGGAGCATAACCAGCGTCTGCAGGATATGAACGTGCAGCTGATGGAGCAGCTGGAGGGCAGCCGGGAGCAGCTGCAGACCGCCCTGAACCAGATGCAGCTACTGCAGACCAGTGTGCAGCAGCAGGCCGAGGGCCGCGAGAG AACGGTGCTGAAGGTGTCCAGGAACatgcagagggagaaggagagcctGACCAGACAGCTGGACCTGCTCAG GGATATGAACAAGAGGCTGCGAGACGAGAAGGATGCCCATCAGCCTCAGAAGAGGGTTAGTTGTGAGCGTTCCTTCCTGcctcccttccccttcccacAATACACCTGTGGCCAGGCCGCCTCGTCGTGGCAATGCTCTTCCATCCATCCCTTCTGA
- the cracr2b gene encoding EF-hand calcium-binding domain-containing protein 4A isoform X2 produces MSAWLGDGVVLEGEGSGVSTPPATRSPRLRGGRGRSLSTSSNNNSSSRISSPKSQGGGGGWRGGGGGSGMVFPGTSSHDASFPGRQQESMDKARELFEQCDKEGKGFITKRDMQRLQGELPLSPEQLEDVFDSLDRDSNGFLTPVEFHAGLGELMGEQGQERHVESAIEESERTVHPEDLKLTHLVSELCADKLFTDQWELSSLWGELRRERPELLGMLREVLSQAATHLHDALTERDNLEQALRRREHDHHCEVRSIYEDMESQIKEEREKRIAQDSMRPVDRSEQLQEELTMREQELEFTLTKQRELESRISSLRATQAATQEHNQRLQDMNVQLMEQLEGSREQLQTALNQMQLLQTSVQQQAEGRERTVLKVSRNMQREKESLTRQLDLLRDMNKRLRDEKDAHQPQKRVSCERSFLPPFPFPQYTCGQAASSWQCSSIHPF; encoded by the exons ATGTCCGCTTGGCTGGGGGATGGAGTTGTTCTGGAGGGGGAGGGCAGCGGTGTGTCCACCCCGCCTGCCACCCGTAGCCCCCGTCTGAGGGGGGGTCGAGGACGCAGCCTCagcaccagcagcaacaacaacagcagtagcAGAATCAGCAGCCCTAAAAgccaaggtggaggaggaggatggcgaggaggaggaggaggaagcggcaTGGTGTTCCCTGGAACAAGCAGCCATGACGCCTCGTTCCCTGGCAGGCAACAGGAGAGCATGGACAAGGCCAGGGAACTGTTTGAGCAATGTGACAAAGAGGGCAAGGGGTTCATTACAAAGAGAGACATGCAG aggttaCAGGGAGAGTTGCCCTTGTCTCCTGAGCAGCTTGAGGACGTATTTGACAGTCTGGACCGGGACAGCAATGGTTTCCTCACACCCGTGGAGTTCCACGCAGGACTAG GGGAGCTGATGGGCGAGCAGGGCCAGGAGAGGCACGTAGAGTCGGCCATCGAGGAGTCCGAGAGGACTGTGCACCCAGAGGACCTGAAGCTCACCCACCTCGTGTCAGAGCTGTGCGCAGACAAGCTCTTCACAGa TCAGTGGGAGCTGAGTTCCCTGTGGGGGGAGCTGCGTCGGGAGAGACCAGAGCTGCTGGGCATGCTGAGGGAGGTGCTGTCCCAGGCAGCCACACACCTGCACGACGCCCTCACCGAGAGGGACAACCTGGAGCAGGCACTGCGCAG gagggaGCACGATCACCATTGTGAGGTGCGGTCCATCTATGAAGACATGGAGAGCCAGATCAAAGAGGAGCGGGAAAAACGCATAGCTCAG GACAGTATGAGGCCTGTGGACAGGAGTGAACAGCTGCAGGAAGAACTGACTATGCGAGAACAGGAGCTGGAGTTCACACTCACTAAACAAAGAgag ctagaGAGCAGGATCAGCAGTTTGCGTGCCACGCAGGCCGCCACGCAGGAGCATAACCAGCGTCTGCAGGATATGAACGTGCAGCTGATGGAGCAGCTGGAGGGCAGCCGGGAGCAGCTGCAGACCGCCCTGAACCAGATGCAGCTACTGCAGACCAGTGTGCAGCAGCAGGCCGAGGGCCGCGAGAG AACGGTGCTGAAGGTGTCCAGGAACatgcagagggagaaggagagcctGACCAGACAGCTGGACCTGCTCAG GGATATGAACAAGAGGCTGCGAGACGAGAAGGATGCCCATCAGCCTCAGAAGAGGGTTAGTTGTGAGCGTTCCTTCCTGcctcccttccccttcccacAATACACCTGTGGCCAGGCCGCCTCGTCGTGGCAATGCTCTTCCATCCATCCCTTCTGA
- the cd151 gene encoding CD151 antigen isoform X1 — protein sequence MGVDEEKTNTCGTICLKYLLFTFNLVFWLAGGAVAAVGIWTLVDKSEYISLLASSAYSAAAYVLILAGFIVVATGILGCCATIREHRGFLIVYFVLLLCIFLLEITAGALAYVYYQECFPFCYQLSDELKVNLKETMVNKYEQPGQEDVTLAINNLHQDLKCCGSNNFSDWRDGEWIKTRAGERVVPDSCCKTPSDLCGRRDHPSNIYNVEGGCINKLEEFLLQHLKILGGVGIGLAFVQVVGMIFTCCLYQNLKEDPY from the exons ATGGGCGTGGACGAGGAGAAGACCAACACATGTGGGACCATTTGTCTGAAATACCTGCTCTTCACATTCAACCTCGTCttttgg TtggcagggggtgctgtggcagcGGTGGGTATATGGACCCTGGTGGATAAGAGCGAGTACATCAGCCTGTTGGCGTCCAGTGCCTACTCGGCTGCGGCGTACGTCCTCATCCTGGCTGGCTTCATCGTGGTGGCCACTGGGATACTCGGTTGCTGTGCCACCATTAGGGAACACAGGGGATTCCTGATCGTG TACTTCGTCCTGCTCCTTTGTATCTTCCTGTTGGAGATCACTGCTGGGGCGTTGGCATACGTCTACTACCAGGAG tgTTTCCCTTTCTGCTACCAG ctgagCGATGAGCTGAAGGTGAACCTGAAGGAGACGATGGTGAATAAGTATGAGCAGCCTGGACAGGAGGACGTCACGCTGGCCATAAACAACCTGCACCAGGAC ctgAAATGCTGTGGCAGTAACAACTTCTCCGACTGGAGGGATGGGGAGTGGATAAAGACCCGTGCTGGGGAGAGGGTGGTCCCCGACAGCTGCTGCAAGACCCCCTCAGATCTGTGCGGACGCAGGGATCATCCCTCCAACATCTATAACGTTGAG GGGGGCTGTATTAACAAGCTGGAGGAGTTTCTCCTGCAGCACCTGAAGATCCTGGGAGGGGTTGGCATAGGTCTGGCCTTCGTCCAG GTGGTGGGAATGATATTCACTTGCTGTCTCTATCAAAACCTGAAGGAGGATCCCTACTGA
- the cd151 gene encoding CD151 antigen isoform X2 — MGVDEEKTNTCGTICLKYLLFTFNLVFWLAGGAVAAVGIWTLVDKSEYISLLASSAYSAAAYVLILAGFIVVATGILGCCATIREHRGFLIVYFVLLLCIFLLEITAGALAYVYYQELSDELKVNLKETMVNKYEQPGQEDVTLAINNLHQDLKCCGSNNFSDWRDGEWIKTRAGERVVPDSCCKTPSDLCGRRDHPSNIYNVEGGCINKLEEFLLQHLKILGGVGIGLAFVQVVGMIFTCCLYQNLKEDPY; from the exons ATGGGCGTGGACGAGGAGAAGACCAACACATGTGGGACCATTTGTCTGAAATACCTGCTCTTCACATTCAACCTCGTCttttgg TtggcagggggtgctgtggcagcGGTGGGTATATGGACCCTGGTGGATAAGAGCGAGTACATCAGCCTGTTGGCGTCCAGTGCCTACTCGGCTGCGGCGTACGTCCTCATCCTGGCTGGCTTCATCGTGGTGGCCACTGGGATACTCGGTTGCTGTGCCACCATTAGGGAACACAGGGGATTCCTGATCGTG TACTTCGTCCTGCTCCTTTGTATCTTCCTGTTGGAGATCACTGCTGGGGCGTTGGCATACGTCTACTACCAGGAG ctgagCGATGAGCTGAAGGTGAACCTGAAGGAGACGATGGTGAATAAGTATGAGCAGCCTGGACAGGAGGACGTCACGCTGGCCATAAACAACCTGCACCAGGAC ctgAAATGCTGTGGCAGTAACAACTTCTCCGACTGGAGGGATGGGGAGTGGATAAAGACCCGTGCTGGGGAGAGGGTGGTCCCCGACAGCTGCTGCAAGACCCCCTCAGATCTGTGCGGACGCAGGGATCATCCCTCCAACATCTATAACGTTGAG GGGGGCTGTATTAACAAGCTGGAGGAGTTTCTCCTGCAGCACCTGAAGATCCTGGGAGGGGTTGGCATAGGTCTGGCCTTCGTCCAG GTGGTGGGAATGATATTCACTTGCTGTCTCTATCAAAACCTGAAGGAGGATCCCTACTGA
- the gatd1 gene encoding glutamine amidotransferase-like class 1 domain-containing protein 1: MSSKPTCLLVASAAPQGVNASSFHQAFTLCSSVFNLQTATPGGKPIDFGGVDESTARWVQDFSVKPYATPAKLESIDGARYQALLIPDCPGALTDLAHSGSLARILTHFTSQQKPVCAIGQGVSALCCATEGQRWMFSGYCLTGPSVFELVRSPDFANLPLIVEDFVKDSGGSYSASQEDALHVVLDRHLVTGQNLQSSTLAINNLILLCNSARS, from the exons ATGTCATCTAAACCGACATGCCTACTTGTGGCAAGCGCTGCACCGCAAG GGGTGAATGCTTCCTCCTTTCACCAGGCCTTCACACTTTGCAGTTCAGTGTTCAACCTACAGACGGCAACTCCTGGG GGGAAGCCCATTGATTTTGGAGGGGTAGACGAGAGCACAGCCAGGTGGGTGCAGGACTTCAGTGTAAAGCCATACGCTACCCCTGCCAAGCTGGAGTCCATAGATG gtGCCCGTTACCAGGCTCTGTTGATCCCAGACTGCCCCGGTGCCCTGACTGACCTGGCCCACAGTGGCTCTCTGGCTCGAATACTCACACATTTTACCTCTCAACAGA agccagTCTGTGCAATAGGCCAGGGAGTGTCTGCCCTCTGCTGTGCTACAGAGGGACAACGGTGGATGTTCAGTGGATATTGCCTTACAGGG CCCTCGGTCTTTGAACTTGTTCGTTCCCCAGACTTTGCCAACCTGCCCCTCATTGTGGAGGACTTTGTAAAAGACAGTGGAGGATCCTACtcag CGAGCCAGGAGGATGCGCTGCATGTGGTCCTGGACCGGCACCTCGTGACAGGTCAGAACCTGCAGTCTTCCACACTGGCCATCAACAACCTCATCCTTCTGTGCAACAGTGCTCGCTCATAA